The proteins below are encoded in one region of Pseudoduganella armeniaca:
- a CDS encoding 2-dehydropantoate 2-reductase produces the protein MKACIVGAGAIGGFIGTRLAASGIATSALARGATLAALREHGWRLNEGGVLLQAPAVAAQDAAQLGVQDLVVIAVKGPALPAVAQAIGPLLGEHTVVLPAMNGVPWWFAEGPGAVPGGPLDSVDPGGRIAAAIPAALVLGCVVHASTSTPEPGLVQHKMGHGLIVGEPDGGESARARGVVAVLADAGFNVTLSARIRYDIWYKLWGNMTINPVSAITGATADKLLDDPLVAAFCLAAMREAAAIGARIGCAIDETPEDRQQVTRKLGAFRTSMLQDVEAGRPIELDSIVGAAREIGQRVGLATPNIDALLGLTRLFARTRGLYPAA, from the coding sequence ATGAAAGCATGTATCGTGGGCGCCGGTGCCATCGGCGGCTTTATCGGCACGCGGCTGGCCGCCAGCGGCATCGCCACCAGCGCGCTGGCGCGTGGCGCCACCCTGGCGGCGTTGCGTGAGCATGGCTGGCGCCTGAACGAAGGCGGCGTGCTGCTGCAGGCGCCCGCCGTGGCGGCGCAGGACGCGGCGCAACTGGGCGTGCAGGACCTCGTCGTCATCGCCGTCAAGGGCCCGGCGTTGCCGGCCGTGGCGCAGGCCATCGGCCCGCTGCTGGGCGAGCATACGGTGGTGCTGCCGGCGATGAACGGCGTGCCGTGGTGGTTCGCCGAAGGGCCGGGCGCCGTGCCGGGCGGGCCGCTCGACAGCGTCGATCCGGGCGGGCGCATCGCCGCGGCGATTCCCGCCGCGCTGGTGCTGGGCTGCGTGGTGCACGCATCCACCTCCACGCCCGAACCGGGCCTGGTGCAGCACAAGATGGGCCACGGCCTGATCGTCGGCGAACCCGATGGCGGCGAGTCGGCACGGGCGCGCGGCGTGGTGGCGGTGCTGGCGGACGCCGGCTTCAACGTCACGCTGTCGGCGCGCATCCGCTACGACATCTGGTACAAGCTGTGGGGGAACATGACGATCAATCCGGTCTCGGCGATCACCGGCGCGACGGCGGACAAGCTGCTGGACGACCCGCTGGTGGCAGCGTTCTGCCTCGCCGCGATGCGCGAGGCGGCGGCGATCGGCGCACGCATCGGCTGCGCCATCGACGAGACGCCGGAAGACCGCCAGCAGGTCACGCGCAAGCTGGGCGCCTTCCGCACCTCGATGCTGCAGGACGTGGAGGCGGGCCGGCCGATCGAGTTGGACAGCATCGTCGGCGCGGCGCGCGAGATCGGCCAGCGCGTCGGCCTGGCCACGCCGAAC